The Camelina sativa cultivar DH55 chromosome 18, Cs, whole genome shotgun sequence DNA window TCCATGGACGCAATTCCACCCGCGACTGGGATttcttaggctttgcaaccctcgcggcctggtgaGTTGTGTTGGCCTGGACAAGGCTAGTACCATTCGAACCAacacaaagataaataaaacaacttCAATACATTAATTACTTAACGAAATAAGTTCACAAAACATTCATAACGTTTTTGGTACAGGCCTAGAGCCAAAATGCGATAATTtaaactacaacaacaaaacatctttcaaagGCAATACAAAACTACACCTGCTGGCCTAACGTCCTGTGCTCCCCTCTAAGGCTTTtcccactaaggttacctgcaaaacaaattatggagtcttgagtgctaacaagaaaccaaacccaaccctAACCCCAGCAAGAAACACACAACATGCAAGCTAAGCAACTACACTACATGCAACACTAAAATGCAACACACAAGCGacatgcaagaaaaacaagcaagatAAATGCAAGTTAGTCATGAAACAAGTATACTATCAAAGTATAAGCATGCGGAAGCTAACAACTATCCTTCGTCTTCAAGTCCAAGGGCCCTTCACTCCTTCACTCCACCACTTCATCTCTTCCCCCATACCCGTGAACACCTATACtcacagccacaaaggcacgcGAGTATAGAACATCACGTGCGAGTCCCTCTCTTCAGGCGCACTCGATTACACCGTCGTGTACTACTCGGCCCTAGGAAGCTATCCCGTGTCTCCAAGTCTTTGTAATCCACTCAAATTACGGCCTTGTGGAAGTCTTCTCCTACACAAcctcaacacacaaccaaacaaaccttAAAAGCATACAAGCTACATGCAAGCAACAATCAACTACATGCAAGCCTAAGTAACTAGAGAATTATCTAGAGACTAAGCGCTAAACATGCAAACCACTAGTATTAACATGCAACTTCAGAAACTAGAGGTAATCTAGAGACTAAGCACTAAATACTAACATGCAATGCACCCAAGcaaacatgcaacaacaaacaagcaactTAAGAGACTAGAATGAAATCTAGAGACTAAGAGCTAGACACAACCTCACACCAACATGCAGAAAAGCAATAAACGAGACTTGACTTCCTAGAACTCAATTTAGAAGAAAAGGAACGAATCTACCTAAAAATGCCTAGATTTAACTCAAAAATCCTAAGCAAACTCAATACTACCCAACAAACCTAAACGCTTAAGTCTATCACACAAAACTTAAGGAAAAACACCCAACACCCAACCTATCATGTACCATATCACATGCTTTGAGACTCACCTGGACTTGGCTGAAAGAATCGACTCTAACAGACTTCCAGTCCTAGCTAGTGAGAACGAGACGCGAAAGCTCCTACGGTGGCACACGGCTAACGACCTAGGTGGACCCTGCTAACAACTCGCGGGAGAGAAAACTCTAAAGAAACAACTCTCTCTaactctatctttctctctttttctctaagAGTGAAAGCAAACGAAAATGGCTTCCCTAAGGGGTCTCTATGTAGTGGAAAGGTGTGAGTTTGGGCGGTTTCAACAGACAATGCATGGCGAGCAAGTGCCTAGCTTCTCCTCCACTCCTTTGGGCGAAAACTTGGTGAGCAAGCCACTAAATACTTGGTGAAAACACACACCACTTAGCTAGAGAATGTCCTCTTCTCTCCTTTGTCTCACATCCTCCTTTGCATGAATCTCCATTGGCCAGCTTTTGAGAAGacaaaataattatgtttctccCTTCTTTTTGCATGAAATCTCATTGGtcattttttaagaaaagtaaTGATTATGTCTCCTCCTTTATTTGCATGAAATTTGATTGGTCAATCAAGGGGAGATGAAACACTTTCTTCATGAGCTCCACACGGACGTTTACAACTTCCTGGTCGCGGTTCTGCGTCGAAGTCAATGGTACGGTGTACGGGCCAACTGACGGTTTACGGCCAACGGTCGAACAATGGTACAGTCACAGATAGACTTGCAGTACATGGTACAGTCCATGGTATGCGGTACGTGGTACGTGGTACGTGGTACGTGGTACATGGTACGGTACTATCATCGATTTCGcggtctttcttcttctgcttcgaCTGTCTTTCCTTATTCGGCCTCCTTTGTCTTCCCAACTCCCTTTGTCCGAGGAATTTTAACTTTAGATTTTTACTCTTAGCAcgggtcactacattctccccccccccTTATAGGAATTTGTCCTCTATATCCATTGAAATCCTCTACTCCTCCTTCTGACGCTTCTCGCCTCGttctcttcatctccttcatgcGCTTGAACTCGACTAACTCTCTTGATCACGAACTTGCTTCCAGCCATCAATCCAACTTGCTCGACCAACTCAACACTCACAGGTTCCACTATACGTCTAGGAAAAGGGTTCGACCTAATACACTAAGGTTTCCCTACACGGCCTAACACTAAAGGTTCTCTAACCACTCTTAGCTAGCAGGCTTCCTACACACAACAACTAAGACTAGACTAGCACCACTAAATGGTACACACGCCTAGACACGCGACACTCCAcaaaaccacaaacacacaaacacacaaacacacaagaaCACAATCACACAAAAAGGGAGTTAGCACCCACACTTACCTTCCTGGTGACCAACGGTCATGAAGGTTTAAGGGTTGACTACCTAAGGGGAAGGATGCACATGATCCTCTCTCTCTAACTTGCCGCTTCACAGGTTGTTCATCTTCTGGACTGGTCAGTGGGGGATTTCTTGCTTCTGGTACCGCTACTATGGCTTCGCTCATCGGACATGATGCATTGTAATGGCCACCATTTCCACAATTGTAACATATGATGTGAGATGGCACTGAGCGATGAATCCTTCCTGCCTTTGAGCACTCTCGAAAATAATGGCCCGACTCTTCAAAATGAGTAACACACAACTCCTCTTTTCTTTGGCTTTGGACTACACCCTTCTTGGTTAGCTCGACTCCTCATTCGATTTTTGCCATCACTTGACATCACCTTCGCCTTGTTCTTCTCTCGGTCCTGACGGATGGCTTCCTTCTACATCTCTATGTTCATCTCCACGTTCACAGCTCTCTCAACCAACTCATCAACTCGTTGGTAAGTTACAGACATGAGCCTATTCTCGATGTCTGGTCGTAGCGCACGTAAAAAGTGGTGTGCCATAactgcttcatcttcttgtcCTCGGTACACATACTTTCGCAGTCGAGTAAAGATTGACTCCAGTTCTCGAACGCTCTTCTGGCCTCGCTCCATGTTTATAAACTCATTCTCCAATTTGTCTCTGGCCTCCGATGGAAAATACTTTCCTTCAAACTCCTTTCGAAACTCTGTCCATGTTGGATTCCTTTGACCGTAGTGTCTCCTCACGCTGGTCCACCATTCACTAGCGTCATCCTTCAGGTAGTATACTGCAACGTCTTTCTTATAGTCTTCTTGGCATCGGGTTGTGTCAAAATTCTTCTCCATGTTTTGCAACCATTGATATGCTTCAAACGTGTTTGATCCTCCTCTAAAATACTCGGCTCCCAAATCTTTCATGATTTTCAAAATCTTCAGGAAGCTCGGGGTCTCTGATGCACTTGGGCGTGACACTTGTTCTCTCATAAGCGCTAATATCTCTTGGAACACAGATAGCACAGGATCTCTTGCTCAACTCTCTGGACGTCTTGGCTCTTCGCGCGCGCTCATTTGCCTTGACTCTTCGGGTGCACTCCTCTGTCTTGTCTCCACTGGTACACTCCTTTGTCTCGGCTCTTCAGGGACATGCATTTGTCTTGGCGGCACCCTCCTTGGCTCATTTGGTTCGTGATATGCAGATCGCACTCCAGATGCCGTTTCACGGAAACTTGGTGGCTGTCGACTGGTATTGTTCATCCACGGGAAAGACCAATCTCCTCCATAAGAAGTACCAAATATTGTCTCCATCATGAATCTTGTTCTCGCTTGGGATGAAGAATCTTGCGACCCACTTCTGTTGGAACTTGACCTCTCTGTCGTTTGATCGTCATTCTCACTTGATTTTATTTCTCCCTCGACATCATATGGTTCACCCTCCAATGGTGCTTGCCACACCTCTTCGACTTCATCTGGATCATCCTCTAACGGTTCTTGGCATTCTCCTACATCGTCATATTGATCACCTTCTAACGGTTCTTGCCattctccttcatcatcatATTGTTCACCCTCCGATGAGTCTCGCCACACTTCTCCATCAACTCTTGCATCACCCCACGACCATCCCTCCTCGCTTCCACGGTCTGCCATCTGCACGAGCATCCAAGGGTAAGTCCTAATCCCAACTACCTAAAATGCACAGGACGTACCGGTTTCCTAAAATTTCCTTTGCGactcatttactcgataaaacatttgaaaacgtGTGTTCCGCgagcatcataaccatgctctgatatCACCATTGTAACGCCCTcgaaccgtcctatgaccacgCATGCC harbors:
- the LOC104763049 gene encoding uncharacterized protein LOC104763049 → MREQVSRPSASETPSFLKILKIMKDLGAEYFRGGSNTFEAYQWLQNMEKNFDTTRCQEDYKKDVAVYYLKDDASEWWTSVRRHYGQRNPTWTEFRKEFEGKYFPSEARDKLENEFINMERGQKSVRELESIFTRLRKYVYRGQEDEAVMAHHFLRALRPDIENRLMSVTYQRVDELVERAVNVEMNIEM